The DNA window tATTTGAGGATTTATGTCTTTCTTCAAATATTGAAAATTCATAGCCATTATCTCCTCAAACATTATGTCCCCTATTCTATCCACTTCTGAACTCCCCAATCAAGTCGTATTGAACTTTCTCACCCAGTCTTCATCTCCAAACTTTTCTTTCCtgtaaatggaatatatataccTCTTTATGCTGGGTTATGAGAGATTTTGTCACTGTTCAGTCTACATCCCAGGTTGACTATATATTCCGTTCCTAGAATTTCTGATCAGTTCTTTTCCAAATCAACCTTTTTCTCTTGGGTATTATGTTTtgcttcctttatctctttgaataTATGAGCCATATTCATTGTCAAGCTTTGTGTCATTCTATTATTCCTAACTCTTGGGTGAGGACTCTCCCAATTTTTTCGTCCGCTTACCCTTCCTCTAGATGGTTGGTTTCTTCCTGTGATTTGTAAGTTTTTCATAATGCGTCCTCAGCAAGTGTTTTTAGTGGTGATCCAGTGTACCCTGTCTGGCTGATGTTGCCCTCCAGGGTGACTTTGTGCTTGTTTCCAACAAGTTCTGTGGGTTATGCTGCCTTTAGGTCCTGCAGCCTCACTTCGGGTCCTCATAGCACAGGTGGACTATGAATTTGGCTACAGCCAGCATTTGGTATTGGCCTGGTCTTCCAATATTTTTCACAGGACTCATTCTACCCATGTTGCCAGAAGATGACAAATTACTTTGCCACTTTTGTAAAGCAATAGGCAGTTTTTCtagtccatattttattttatttttaaaagattttatttatttatgaaagagagagagaaaggcagagatacaggcagaaggagaagtaggctccatgcagggagcccgatgtgggactcatcccgggaccccaggatcatgccctgagccgaaggcaggcgccaaaccactgagccacctaggtgcccctagccCATATTTTATAGATCAAATTGTACTTTATTATCTTAGCTTTATGCAGGTGTTTCACGTTGGCTCCTCACATTCACAGGATCTGTGATTTGGGCTCTCCTAACTCTCTGCACACATATGAAagctccagcccccccccccccaccaccaccaccccgctcccttgggatgcctgggtggctcagcagttaagcatctgcctttggctcaggttgtgataccgAGTcaggaatcaagtcctgcatcaggctccctgtggggagcctacttctccctctgcctgtgtttctgcctctctctgtgtgtctctcatgaataaacaaataaaatctttaaaaaggggatccctgggtggcgcagcggtttggcgcctgcctttggcccagggcgcgatcctggagactcgggatcgaatcccacgtcgggctcccggtgcatggagcctgcttctccctctgcctatgtctcttcctctctctctctctctatgtgactatcataaaaaaaaaaaaaatctttaaaaaatatataaaactttagcCCCCATGACTATACATAGCTCAGAAACCCTCAGGAATCACGTTGGCTTTAGCTCACCCTTAGGATTTTGAGTTTCCCTTCTTTTGCTGACACCTaggcttctttctttccagtctctCTTATTGCCTTAGCACtgcttgattttatatttttgtttgcgTAATTTTGTGTATTTGGAACAAGATGAAGTCTTTCACATTGGCTCAGTCTACCATATTTGCTGAtatcatcttaaaatatattaagtactaATTAAGACAATAGTGTGCTTACCACATTAAAATAGTGCCTAACATATACACTATTATGTGATAGGTACTTAAAAATAGCTAGCTTTACTAGACACTTGCTATTTGCTAAGAATTCTTCTAATTCCATGGTGTGTCTTTATTCATcgaattctcattttataaggtTGGTACTATATTCAAACACACACTCAATCtgtattatccttattttatagataaggaaaccaaagcacagagataATAAGTAATAGGATATTAAGTGTAGGCAGTCCAGCTCCAAAACTtgtcagctttattgagatatgaacCACTATTGAGTGTGGAATTTGATTTGACAAATGTAGATAGTTGAATAACCACTGCTACAATCATAACATCTGTTAACACATTTCTATCACCCCAAAATTTCCCTTTTGTCCCTTTGTAATGGTCTCTTCCCTCATCTTCTCTTCCCTACCAAACCACTCATCTCTTTTCTACaaccataattttgccttttctaaaatgctatttaaatgtaatcatttaATACACAGCACGTCTagcttctttcccttagcataatgcttttgggATTCATTCACAGTGTTGCAAAATTAGTATCCAATACTTTTAATCACggagtagtattccattgaacAGATGGATCacgttttgtttattcattgatggacatttggattgttttcagtttttacaaATAAGGCTGCTGTCAATATTCACATACAAATCTTCAGGGGGATAtacgttttcatttcttttaggtaaataTCAAGTTatgtgtgatattgtgatttataataaatatgtattgtggTCTTCCCACTTCTAACACAAGGCTTCTAAAACCCTTGAAATTTCCTAAGTGTGGAGAGAGACAAAATGTCTCTTGATACTTTAATGAGGACTTTTTGACcagggctggttgccaggggggAACCAACACGTGATTAGAAGGTTGGGACTTTCAGTTGGCTGAGGCTGAATTTATTGTCAGTGCTCAGTGGCCAATGATTTAGTCAATCATACCTaagtaatgaagcctccataaaaacctaaataaataaataaataaataaataaataaataaataaaaccaaaacaaataaacaaaaaaccccaataaGTAACAGGGtgggagagcttccaggttggtgaacatgtggagcTTCGTTGAGAGTGTTGTGCTCAAGAAAGGCAGGAAGCTCTGTaccctttccccataccttgccctgtGTACTTCTTCTATCTGGCTCCTCCTAAattatatcctttataataaactggtaatctagaGCAAAtgggtttcctgagttctgtgaactgCTCTAGCAAGTTAATCTAACTCAAGGAGGAGAatgtgggaacctctgatttatagacAGTAGgtcagaaatacaaataacaacCTGGGCTTGTGATTGGCCTCTGAGTTAGGGGAAGAGGGACAGTCCTGTGGGATATGATGCAACCTGTGGGTGGGTAGTGCCAGAATTGAGCTGATTTTTAAGACATCCAGTTGGTGTCCTGACACTTTAAGAATTGCTTGTTGATAGGGGAAATCCCCCCACAGCTTGGAGTTGGGTCCCAGAACCAGAAGAGCACGGAATCACAAAATTATATGGTAGgaatatgtttaacttttaagaaactgccacactgttttccaaagtggctgtgtaccattttgcatccccactaCCAACTTATGAGAGTTCTAATTGATCCACTTATTCCTCAACACTTGGTATTATTAgtacttttaattttagcctCCTAGGGAGTATGTTATATctcattattatttcaatttgcatgattaatgatattaagcatcttttcctaAGTTTAGTTGGCACCTGTAAATTTTTGATAAAGTGTCTACTCAAATTCTTTGCTCACATTTCAATTGAGTTGTCTTTTACTTATTGAATTGTaatagttctttacatattctgaaaATAAGTCCTTTACTAGGTAtattgacaatttttttcttctctgtgtaaaGCCTGCACTCTTAGTCACTGCATATATTGCCCCTCACTGTTTATTGAAATAATTGGGAAATTTCCACAGGTTAATGGCCTCTTCCTAATAGAGTTTGTTGGTTTTATCATTAATAAGGGGTAAGGGAACCGTGTTGAAATTTTTGTTTGGAGATTCGAGGTTCACATTTTCACtactaattgattttttttttcattttggtgcaGAAATGAACAGTCCTTGTTGGATTTGAAGAACTGATGAGGTCATGCTATGATTACATCTGAATTGTCTAGCTTTACCATCCATTGAAAATAACTAGATACCTCTCAGCTTTATAAACTTCTCCTAAGGTACCCTGTTTCCAATTCACTACGTGTCTTATTTCCTTATGGAAAAAGACAATTTCCAGAAGTCAGAATTAGAGAAGAGTGGATCTTCCAAAAGAACTACTCCCAAAAGAATTATCCATTTCGTTGATGGAGATGTCATGGAAGAATATAGcacagaggaggaagatgaagagaaagaggaacaggAAACAAAGTCAACACTTGATCCTGTAAGCATAGGGTATTGATACTAGTGAACATGGgggctgaatgaatgagtggttAAGACAGGCAAGgtttgtagaaaataaaattttaagccaATTCTTTGATCCCATTGGGTTGTTTTCTAGATCCATTTATAGTAAACTGATAATTTTTATAACCTTACATTTCTcctctttgagaaagaaaatggaatataaatataaatatataaatataaagcattttaagACCTCTACATGAAACACTCTGTATCACCACTCTTGTTATCAACTAGTCTaacttgatttctctctctttttctctttttttttttccagtctacACTTTCATGGGGGCCCTACCTATGGTTTTGGGCAGAGCAAATAGCAAGCACCTCATTTTCTAGTAAGTACTGCCAaggttatttacttatttattttgtccaAAATACTCAAAGATAGACTTACAGACCCTCAGAGTTAGTTGGGGCTTCCAATAGTTTAATCTACTCCACAGCATCTTGGAGAAAGGGGATGACCTGGTCCCTTCTTAATCTATGCTTGAAGATTCCCAAAGGCATAGAACCTCATACCTTCAGGCAGACCTTTCCAGCTCTTTCTGACTCTTTTTAGTAAACACTACCTtacattttgtcttcttttaaagtTGTTCCTATTGATCTTAGTTGTCTTTCTTAAGACCATATAAAACAAGTCTAGATTTCCCCTTTCATAGGACAgagtttcaaatatttgaagataatagCCTCTCACCATCCCCCCTTGACTCTTCACCTGAATAAACTTCCaagttttttctttaactgtTGTTGTGTGACACAGTTCCAAGTCCCTTCATCATAATCACTCTATTATGAACAACAACTTTATTGATGCTTCCCAGGGACATAGCGAATGGCCTAAGTGGCTGGCTATTTATAACACATgaaatactaaattttattttgctcgATGTACaccaattttctttaaaacatgattGGCGGCATCTAATTACTGATTCTCTTCTAACTTGCATGATTATATGTACAACAGGGaggaaatgactttaaaaatttaagaaattatgaaGTATAGCTCTAGCTCTGAGGAATtgatcttcattcattcattaagtaaacatttattgagtgtcaaTGTGTGTTTGGCACCATGTTGGTCCCTGGGACACAAAGACAAATGACAGTCTTTGCTTTCAAGGGACTCAATATTCAATGGATATTATAGGCTAGGAAGCATGCCTATAATTACAATTTGTTGCCACAACTGCCAGGGTAGAAGGAGCATAGGGACTACTGATGGGGTGACTCAATAATGCTGACATATGGAGGCAATACCTTCAGAGTGCTATGAAAGTATGGCTAAGGTCAGCTTGGGGACTGATTGTAAAAGTcactgggggtggaggagaggaggaaggcctTTAAATTACAGTAAAAAAGTGATGATGGGGTGATTTAGTCAGATGGTAGGAGCCTTAAAAGAGCAAGTGCTTTCACTTTAGGAAAGAGGGTTAGGAATTTGGAAGTTACTTTGGGAATCCAGTGAGATACCAATCTTACCTCAACCATAACACACTGACAGAAAAAATACATCTGCCAGAGAGCTCTGTGCTTTATTTTGGTCAAGACTAATTAAAGAGGTGAAATGTTTTGGAGGTAGAAAGCCTTAGGAGATTAGGTCAGGTGAAAGTAGCAAAACCCAATGCAGTTAATATGAGAATGAGAAGAACAGGTACTGCAGTGATTTCCATGTTGGGCTTTGACTTAAAATGGCAAAGTCAGGATGCAAGGGGAATCAAGCTGCCTTCCAGGTTCCAAGCAGAACTGTAGCATTCAAGTGCATCTGCGTGGGGGCTTCCAGCTATTAGTGGAAGCATAAATATGCCAGCACTCAGCACCCTGGTCTCCACACAGAAACTTTGGAGAGAGCTAACCCCCAGATGAAGCTGTAATTAATGTTTCCAATTTAAAATTCTAGTCGGTCATGAACAAGAAAACTTCCTAagatttattctaatattttagaaaCTTCTCTTATATCCATTTACCAGGCATGGTGGCAAATGAGCAGATTAAAGAGctagatatttttgaaaagataaacccATTAAAAATGGGGAGCACCATTCTGATGTGCTATATGAGTAATACACCAAGAGGAACAAGCGGTCATGGGGATCAGAAAATCGTGTTATGGGATGGGGGTGGAGTGTCAGATATCCTATAGTTTTAAAGGATAACATTTCTAGGAGATACTTCAGGAAACCACTATTAATGCTAAACCTTTATCCCTAACTTTTACAACCAAAGCATCTATTCTGATTGCCCAGGACCAATGCTGTACCTGGTAGTAAGTATTTTGAAAATCTCTCCTGACATAACCAATATGGAAGGGACAGTTTAGAAGTAATCCCATGTGAAGATAGAAGATTTAACAATTCCTTTTGAGTCCTAGAACTTTTTGAGAGTTTGGAGCAATTGCAATATTTTGTCAGCCTTGAAGGTAAGTGTAGTAATGGGTCACCTGCAGGCATGTTTAAACTCTTGTCCCCTCAACTGACACTAAGGTTTACTTTTTACTTCAGCTTACCAAAAGTGCTTGTTCTTTCCTTTAGCATGTGAATTCCTCGGTGGAAGATTTGCTACCTTCTTTGGCCTTAATCAACCCAAATATCAGTATGTGTTAAACGAATACTATAGGACACAAAGTAAGGTATGTGACATCCTGATGGAGGATACCAAGACCCCTGATGTGGGAAGATTGGTTGCTTCCACTTCAATAGAAGTTATTTTCCCACCGGGTAATCATGTACAATTTCACCCCAGGACACTTCTGATTTGCCTTTTCTGTGTAAAGTCAGAATGTCATCAGATGGGGTATAGAAGTTGGTTGAACATGAAGCCTGAGATTGCCTAGATAAAGAAGCTTCTCACAGGGGTGACTCTGCAAGAGGAGTTCAGAGGTATTTAGTTTACAATTAAACTTTGCTATATTTCTCTCCATACCAGGAAAGTGACAAGGAAAGTGAAGGGGATGGATCAAAGGCCCAGCCAGCCAAGATTCCTAATGAAAGGTGTCATCTGGAAGCTAGGGGCCAAGAGTATGGAACTAGACAACAGGACATCATAGAGGGTGTTCCTCAGTGGAGCGCCTCCTCCAGGGAGGGCCTGGCAGCAGATTTCAGCTCATAATGGCCAGCAGGACTATAGTTCCTGTGGATGTCTGTTCCACTGCTATTGGTGACCATGACCAAAGCACCACAGGTAGTGCTCCTGAGCTGATCTGTGATTTATTCAGCAAGCAATAATGAGAATTATGGATGCGTTCTCAATTTTATAAGCCCCCCAAGTCAACTCCCGCCCCCCCTTCCGCCCAGCAGTGATGCAAGTCTTGCTAGTCAGTTATGAACTCTTATTATTGATGTTTGCACAGAAATGCAAATGCCCTACGGAATTTGGATCTGGCAGTTTTGGACTGAAACTCTTCATCATGGGGCTAGGGTACAGAAAAGAAGCTCTCTTCCCGAAGATACTTCGGGCATTGTGAAGACTAAATAAGTCTCCTTTCAGCGTTTGATG is part of the Canis lupus familiaris isolate Mischka breed German Shepherd chromosome 38, alternate assembly UU_Cfam_GSD_1.0, whole genome shotgun sequence genome and encodes:
- the FAM177B gene encoding protein FAM177B isoform X14 produces the protein MEKDNFQKSELEKSGSSKRTTPKRIIHFVDGDVMEEYSTEEEDEEKEEQETKSTLDPSTLSWGPYLWFWAEQIASTSFSTCEFLGGRFATFFGLNQPKYQYVLNEYYRTQSKESDKESEGDGSKAQPAKIPNERCHLEARGQEYGTRQQDIIEGVPQWSASSREGLAADFSS
- the FAM177B gene encoding protein FAM177B isoform X1, with translation MEKDNFQKSELEKSGSSKRTTPKRIIHFVDGDVMEEYSTEEEDEEKEEQETKSTLDPSTLSWGPYLWFWAEQIASTSFSTCEFLGGRFATFFGLNQPKYQYVLNEYYRTQSKQITWTQLTSRGVSLLRQLRRGNTFFQQQYGINDRLKHRYGIDFISALSPLCNPMALCK